The DNA region GAGCTGGGCTACGGTGGTCGCATGGTGGGCGGCATCCTCAAGAGCTTGGAAGACCCAATTCTGTCCAAGTGGATTGTCGTGGCTTTGGCTCTCAGTGTGGCTCTCAACGGATACCTTTTCAACGCCGCCAGGTGGGGCATCAAGGACCCCAATGTCCCAACTCACCCCATCGACCCCAAGGAGCTGGCCGATGCGCAGAGGTTCAACGATACCGAGTCTGCAACCCTCCCTCTGGGCGAATACATTCGCACCTCGCCAACGCCCGCCCCTTCAATCCCGCCTACTCCTGCTTTGACGGATGACGAGGCCGAACCCTCAAAGGAGTCCGGTTCGGAACCTCAAGCTCCCGCTGTCCCTCGCACccaggccgagctcgagaagatgGTTGCCGAGAAGCGCGCACATGAACTCACCGATGCCGAGATCGTTGCTCTTTCCCTTCGTGGCAAGATCCCTGGTTATGCTTTGGAGAAGACGCTCAAGGATTTCACCCGCGCTGTCAAGGTCCGCCGCTCCATCATTTCTCGCACCAAGGCTACTTCAGAGCTCACCAACCTTTTGGAACGATCCAAGCTCCCGTACCAGAACTACAACTGGGCTCAGGTGCACGGTGCTTGCTGCGAAAATGTTATTGGATACATGCCCCTCCCAGTTGGTGTTGCCGGCCCCCTTGTCATTGACGGACAGAGCTACTTCATTCCCATGGCTACTACTGAAGGTGTCTTGGTGGCCAGTGCAAGCAGAGGCTGCAAGGCTATCAactctggtggtggtgctgtcaCCGTTCTTACCGCCGATGGCATGACCCGTGGTCCTTGCGTCAGCTTCGAGACGCTTGAGAGAGCCGGTTACGCCAAGCTCTGGCTTGATTCCGAGAAGGGTCAGAATGTTATGAAGAAGGCTTTCAACTCTACCAGTCGCTTCGCTCGTCTTGAGACTATGAAGACCGCTATTGCCGGTACGAACCTGTACATCCGTTTCAAGACCACAACCGGTGATGCCATGGGCATGAACATGATTTCCAAGGGTGTCGAGCACGCCCTCAGTGTCATGCGCAACGAAGGCTTCGAGGATATGAACATTGTCACTGTCAGCGGTAACTACTGCACCGACAAGAAGCCTGCTGCCATCAACTGGATCGAGGGCCGTGGCAAGAGTGTTGTCGCTGAGGCCATCATTCCTGCCGAGGTTGTGAAGAGCGTACTGAAGACTGATGTTGACACCATGGTCGCCCTCAATGTCGACAAGAACTTGATTGGTTCCGCCATGGCCGGTTCTGTCGGTGGCTTCAACGCCCACGCTGCCAACATCGTCGCCGCTATTTTCCTCGCAACAGGTCAGGATCCCGCGCAGGTGGTTGAGAGCGCCAACtgcatcaccatcatgaagAAGTAAGTTTTGGCCTGATTTTATTGTTGTGAATACACAAAATGCTAATGACTCTGTCTCTAGCCTGCGTGGGTCTCTGCAAATATCCGTCTCCATGCCTTCCATCGAAGTCGGCACTcttggcggcggcaccaTCCTCGACCCCCAAGGTTCGATGCTTGACCTTCTCGGCGTCCGTGGCCCTCATCCCACCAGCCCAGGAGAGAACGCCAGGCGGTTGGCTCGTATTGTCGCTGCCGCTGTTCTTGCCGGTGAGCTCTCGCTCTGCAGTGCTCTCGCTGCCGGGCATCTTGTCAAGGCACACATGCAACATAACCGCTCCGCTCCTCCCACAAGGAGCACAACACCAGCTCCCATGACGAGTGGGTTTGAGCGGGCGGCGTCGACCACGGCGCTGAGCGCGGCTGCGATTGAGCGGTCGAGGCGCTGAGGTGAGTCTTGACGTTTATTCTCTGTATATAAGTTTAGACATGGTCAACTGAGGGGTTGTGGAAGGGAATGTTGTGTGTAGATATAGACATAAAATTCGGACTGGCCACAGTAGTGATATTTGTGGCGGTTAATACTATTTTTGTTCCAAGCAAGCAAAACTCGCGAACTTTTTCAAAAGAGAAGGCTTCGAGATTTCTCATGCGCTTCCTATTCTCATAGGTAGCCAGTGACGCGTTCTGCATGTGCGTTTGTTctaggggggttgttttggaAGAGGTGAGGATAATTTTGAGTGGTGTATTCACAGGAAATGGTTGAACCCAATGATGGGATTCTGATATCTCCGAATTACCTACTCGGATTTACAAATGTCCTGAAACGGATCAGGTCGTTCCATTGAGACCACCTCGTACACTTCTTTTGCCTTCAGGCACTGTCAGACATTGATTGCACTGTGCTTGCCCGTGTATGGTTTAGGCTGACAATTTTATGAGAGGCGAGGAAGCTTTTTTTAAAAAACACAGGGGCCGTTTTCCAGCTGCTGTGGTTTTCTGCTGACTGCCGTGGCTTTGATGAGAAAGTCTTGCTAATTTGGTGTCACAACAGGGTGGATCATCGGGAACCGAGCCCAGTGTGAGTGAGGCGGCAGCTGTTGAAAGCCCTGCCACGAGGTGTGCGACAAAgaaataccaccaccaccaccacttgcAGCCTAAGGAGATGGGAAAGTGGCCCGGAAATAAGAAGCGTGGTTAGTCGCGAAGGCGcgaagatgatggcggtgggtgGCTTGCTTGTCTTGTGAGCGGTGAGGGACAGTGTCAAGTCACACCgattgttctttttttctgcttcttttccctttttggggggttggtttgttggCGAATGGGTTAGGGGAGTTCTTTAGGGAGAGAGCAAGTCGCACATTGTGAGACAAGTTGTGGAAGGGTTGAGAACGTGGTAGTCTGAGATTGGGGGTTGTACATGAGGCTGTCTAAAAATCCTGAGAGGAAAAACTAAAATGAGGGATCAGAAGGGGGACCAAAAGTCAATGATGACGGTGTCTTTTGTAGAAGGCTTTTGTTCCCCGCGTTGTCGAGCATCGGCACCGGCCGCCGCCCCCCATAATTTGCTGCTGCGTCTGATGTGTCGTTTTTTGCCGATTCGGCTTGACAGAATGTCACCTTCTGATCACCACTCTTTTTCCAACTGTTCGGTATGTGGGATTGACCCACAGCCCTTTCTTTCTGCCTTGCGTAATGGGTAGACTTTCCCATCTTTGCTTTGCCTCCGGAGTTTTTAGAAAGCCCTGGGTAGCTGTTATTAATCGATAGCGTCTTTGGGCCTAGTGGTGCCGTCATTCATCAAGACATCGCTCCCAGCCTTCTCGCAGTTTTTGGAACGTCTTGTCATCTTTCAACAATTGATGGGGCTTCTTGGTCTTTCCCACGAActaatatttattataccTCGATACTTGACAGCTCTGCATCCGCCGAGCTCTGCCTTGGACCCGCATCCGTTTGCATCACCGCGCATCTGGCAGTCAAAATAAGCTTTGTGGCCCCCATTGCCGACAGATCCTGGCCGTTGAGGCGGTAGAACTGACGGCATTGTTCGACAAGAACGTTGTTAGTGAGGGGTGCTTCCCTCGATCCCGGGACTGGTCGTCCCATCTAGGCCCAGTAGTTGAGAACTCTGCGACTCGAAGAGCTAGCTATAGGCTTGCGATTTGCTCACATCGCCACACTGGGTCGAATAATCTCGACTGACAAGCTCCCACTGTAGGCGCTGGCCACGAAACATTATCGCCATCACTTGCTTACCGACCTATAACATCACGTCCAAACTGCCCAACAGCATCATGGCTGGCGTTGCTGACGACCCAGAAAAGCGCACAACGCCAAGCAGTGGGACAAGTCCCGCGAGCACCATCCGAGTCGACAGAAGCGAAAACCAGTTGGCgcagtcatcatcaacgtCGAAGGATGAAGTGGGCGAGCTCTCCTCCAAGGCCGATGTGCCGCCTGTCGCAGCCTCGGGACCAGCGCCAGAGGAGTCACGTACCAAGTTAGAAACGACACTGGTCATCACCGCACTGGCGAGCGCGCTCTTCCTTGGCGCACTCGATATCACCATCGTCAGTGTAGCCATTCCGACAATTGCAGAGGAATTCGGCTCAACCGCTGGGTACACATGGATTGGATCGGCATACATGCTCGCCAGCGCGGCCGGCGCGCCGATGTGGGGGAAGATATCTGATATCTGGGGCCGGAAGCCCATCATGCTCATTGCCGTCGGCATTTTTTGGATTGGGTCCCTGCTGAGTGCTCTCAGCAAGAATATTGGTATGCTTATTGCTGCTCGGGCGATCCAGGGcattggtggtggcggcatcATCATTCTTGTCAACGTCTGCATCAGCGACCTGTTCTCCATGCGAAAACGAGGTTAGTTAAGAGTTTCCGTTTCGAGAAACCAAGCGTGCTAACGGTCTTGTTAGGTATCTACTTTGGTGTAATGGGAATCGTTTGGGCGGTGGCCAGCGCCGTCGGTCCTGTTCTTGGCGGTGTCTTTACAAGTCAGGTTacctggcggtggtgtttctgGATCAATCTGCCAGTATCTGGCGTTGGGTTTGCGGTGCTGGCTTGGGTGCTGAAGCTGCACAACCCTCGCACCCCGATGCGCCAGGGGCTCGCTGCCGTCGACTGGTTGGGTTCGCTTGCGGTTATCGGCGGAACGCTGATGGTCCTTTTCGGCCTCGAGTTTGGAGGCGTGACCTACCCATGGTCGTCGCCCACCGTCATCTGCTTGATCGTTTTCGGTGTGGTGACGGCTGGCATATTCGTCTTGATCGAATGGAAGGTGGCCAAGTTTCCACTGATGCCGTTGCGTCTGTTTCGTCGGCGATCCAGCATTGCCAGTTtgggtgttgctgctttTCAGGGCATTGTCTTCATCTCGGGAAGTTACTACCTGCCGCTGTACTTCCAAGCGGTCCTCGGCGCCTCGCCATTGATGTCCGGCATCTACGTCCTGCCTTTTGTCTTGTCTCTCTCGGTTGTCTCTGCCATAACTGGCGTGGTCATCAAGAAGACAGGAAAATACTTGCCTTGTATTATCTTTGGCATGTCGATCATGACTCTGGGTTTTGGGCTTTTTATTGCTCTTGAACCGCAGGCCAACTGGGCCAAGATCGTCGTCTTCCAGCTGATAGCTGGCATCGGCGTGGGGCCAAACTTCCAGGCACCGCTTATTGCGCTTCAAACAACCGTTGGGCCTCGAGATATGGCATCAGCGACGGCAACTTTTGGATTTATCAGGCAGTTGTTCACCGCGATATCTGTTGTGATTGGGGGTGTTGTCTTCCAAAATGGGATGGAGGAGCAGTATCCCAGACTGCTAGAGGAAATCGGACCCGATGCTGCGAACATGCTCTCTGGGAGCAACGCGGCTTCCAGCATTGGCTTTGCCATGAGTCTGCCTGAGCGTAGTCGACGAGTTGCCCAAGAAGCCTACTTCAAGAGTCTGAGAACCATGTACATCATGTATGTTGTGTTTGCGGGAGTGGGATTGATCGTCTCCTTCTTTGTTGGATCCCGCAAACTGAGCAACGACCACCAAATACACAAAACAGGACTGAAGGACATGAAGGATGCCAAGGAGCAGGAAAAGCCTCGGCTGCCGGTTGATGGCGGTCTAGACGAAGAACAGAGGGTTCCAGAAGGGAACTCCAAGAAACTTCCCAAGGAGTCCAAAGGGGGAAAGAAGGGAGGCAACTCGATGAAATTCTTCTTTGAGTGAAAAGACAAGCATATCGATTTTGGCATGGCGTTCGAGGCGTTTAAGCGAGTCCAAGGGGGCCACGTGGTGGAAGCGTTACATAGCCATGTGAGTGTAGATATTAATCGAGGCTTTTCTCGTGCATGATGTGTTCGATTCGAGGCGCGAACTGCAGCCCAGTGAAGATGAGGGTGGTAGTGAAGGCAGGCAAAAGTGAAGAGGCTCGCGCTAGGGCATTCAGGCAAAAAGCGGGAGTGCGGGGAGGACAGCTACCAGGTACCGGGGAGTCCGCTATATCGAGAGCCGCTATGTCACTGTATCCATCGTTCTTGGCCACTGGACTACGAAGGGACTGTTGCAGACGGATGCAGAGGTCGTCTTCCCGGGTTCCTCTCGTCCGGCGATCGAACGCGGTGGTGGCGTGTCGTGAGGGGCGGGCCGGACTACTTCCAAAGCCGGAGCGGGCTACATGGGAGGAAAAATGCAGTCGAAATCCTTAGAAAACCCGTAATATTGGAGCTCAATGAGGCATGATCTTGAAGTGATGGAGAAACAAAATGGGAAGACGGATTTCATGTGAACTGGGGCGGAGACCGACAGCAGTTGAGTCTTGGCATATGATTTGCTGGTGAACTTCATGGCAACTTCTTTCCCACAGATTCAACTTGAGCACCAGTTCTCAACAAATCTCGACGACTATATTCGCTCGTCGCATGTTCCCAATGGGATTATCTTCATTTTTGAGGCCTTACGAATTGCGGCCCATCAACTAACCACTTTCTAGAACGCGCGTGCACTTCATCGGGAAGGGTCCCGAAAAGGTTGGCACCCCGGTTCCCTTGAAGTCTCCACGGTGTATCCGGAACTTCACTGTCCGCGTAAAACCCGCCCATGGCAACGAAGCGACATGATGGGTAGCTCAACAATGCCATGGaatggaggagaaggcgggaTGGGTCGAGAATGAAGTATAAGAGGGGCGCCACCAAGACAATATGCTTCGTGAGACTGCAGGCCACCCTCTCCAGTCGGATCAACCTAGCTGTACTCCAAGATGAGGCTCTCAAGCATTACCTCGGGCTTCCTCGCCCTTGTGGGTCTCTCGAACGCCGCCTCCCTTACCCAGATCACCAACTTTGGTTCCAACCCAAGCGGCGCGCGCTTTTACATCTACGTTCCCGATAGACTGGCCTCGAACccggccatcatcaccgccgtgCACTACTGCAGCGGTACCGCCAGCGCCTTCTACAATGGCAGCCCGTACGCCCGGCTGGCCGATACTCACGGCTTCATTGTCGTGTACCCTGAATCACCGAACTCGGGTGGCTGCTGGGATGTCTCTTCTAACGCTGCTTACACCCGCAACAGCGGCGCCAACAGCCATGCCATTGTCAACATGGTGAACTGGACCATTGAGCGCTACGGCGCCGACAGAAACCGTGTCTTCCTCGCCGGGCTCAGCTCGGGCGCCATGATGACCAACGTTCTTGCTGCGACGTATCCTGATGTCTTCAAGGCTGCCAGCGCCTATGCGGGCGTCCCTGCTGGATGCTTCTACACCGGCACCGTCGCCGGCTGGAACAACACCTGCGCGAACGGCCAGTCGATTACGACCCAGGAGCACTGGGCCCAGACTGCTCGCAACATGTATCCTGGCTACACCGGCCCCAGGCCGAAGATGATGATCTACCACGGCTCTGCTGATGACATTATCTACCCCAGAGTAAGTCCCCCTCACTACCTTGTTTCTGCCCAAACTTGTGAGCATTTACAAACTATTTTTTCTACAGAACTTCAACGAGACGATGAAGCAGTGGGCTGGTGTACTGGGCTATACCTACGGCTCGCCCCGCCAGACCatccccaacagcccctccGCCCCCTACACCAAGTACGTCTACGGCGACGACCTCGTTGGTATCTACGGTACCGGCATCACCCACAACATCCAGATCAACGGTGCCCTCGACCTCGAGTGGTTCGGCATCACTGGCCAGCCCGCCACTACTTCTTCAGCCAGCGGTCCTACCACCACTCCTGTGTCGTCTAGCACTCTGGTCACTTCTGTCAGGACCACTACTacctctgctcctcctgttGCGACTACCCCTGCGGGTTGCACTTCGCCCAAGTGGGGACAGTGCGGTGGTCAGGGGTGGACTGGGTGCACTGTTTGCGCTGCGGGATCGACTTGCACTTTTGGAAATAACTGGTATTCGCAGTGCTTGTAAGGGGGGGATTGTACATTGTTGAGGTGGGAAGGAAAGCTGGATGGGAGAATAGGTGTATATGATTGAAGCCGTCGCATATATGATGCGTAGAAACTTGCAAGAATATACCGAGAAGTATTAAACAAAGCATTAGTTTTGGGCAACCCTGAATTTGTGTTACTTCATTTGTGTTTTGGTTCCAAATTTGTGGTCAGGCATGGGCCATGCTCAAGGTGTGCATCGTTCTGCTGAACAGAAATACCAATGTGAAGCATCCCCCCTATCCCGATGATCACAATCAACCACAGAAGCTGCAGCATGCATATTCAAGCGGACCTTTTTTCGGCACCATCAATTTCCAGTTTTCAAGGCTGCCATACACAGTCACAATCCTCTCACGATGATGAGACCAAAGTTCGCGGGCATCAACCACTGACTTGGTAATTGATCgatttataatatatagcTAATAAGGATCTAAGCATCTTGCAAGTCTTTTAGACTAGCACGTTTGTGAACATAAATAACAGGTCCTGTAAAGTAAACCAATGCGTATCAAcctctcaaccacccctaAAAGGATAATTAATAGAttttaaaagatagttaacaAGTTTCGAAGAACAGTTAATAGGCTTGAAAAGATAATCATACTGATTATCTATTATTTATGTCAGCGAATAGTTATTGTATATTCTTTTTCCTTGCAGTATTGATTACTTTTTCCACGGTGGGAGTAGGGCAAGGTTCATGTCAAGCATATACGGCGTTCCGACAATGCTGAGGCTTTTCATCATCCTAAACAATGAGAATAGGTATCTATTTGACTCTGCTCTGGGTCCATTCCGAACCACCTTTCCGAGATTACATAAGCCACTCACTTAGACCAGAATTTACTGCTGAAATCCCAAAAGTTTGTCAACAGGAAATGGTTTCCAGAAGAGGTTCACAGCAGCGGTTCCGTCAGTCCTATGATTGACGTACTCGCGACAGGATCCTGCCCAGCTTTCTAATAAAGACCACAATCGATGATCGGGTTTCCGAGAAGTTTCCTCGGATCCCGCCATCCGACTAAAACCAAACCCTGTTGTTGTTCGGCCCGTCCCCCGTACTTGTGTGTGAAGAATACGCCCCAGATCCTGATCCTGTATTTCTGTCCGGCCATATCTCTCCCCCACTCACAGCAGGCGTGTGTAGCCGTTGTTCGGCAACCGTTCGATGAAACGCCGGATTCTGAGCATAAATGGGGAGAAGATTGCCCTCATTATCAGGGTGAGAGGGACCGGGCTTTAGGTAGCTCCAGTCTCCCGCCCCTCCTGACATATGTGCAATTTGGAGGAGAACCCAAGACGTATGCAACACCCGCAGCGTTTTGCCTATCGTTTCTCTTGGAAAACGAACCATAAATAGATCTCCGGAGAAAATCAGTTGGCCTGTCCTGTCGTTGATTTGTGCGgaaaggttgttgttgtccagcAGATATGCGCTGCCGAAAGTTGATTTGTTACTGAGAAGCGGGGGGTATGGAAGATCAGAGTCGAGACGCTCGTTGACGTCTACCCAGCGCAGGGGGGCGTGGTTGAACTTTTTGTCGGTGATAGGGTCTATGTCGCCCTGTCGCGGGTGTATCGGGAACCAGTGCCATATGAGGTGAACCACGGTATAGTTGGAGCCGGTTTCGTCCGGTGAGGTTCCTACAACTTCTAATGAGAACTTCTTTCGGTCCCAGCAATCATGCAAGTACGGGTTTATTGGGATGATGTCGACGTCGTCTTGTAAAGACGTCGTAATATTCTTGGGGACTCCCGTATTTCCATGGGAAGATCCTGTAGATATCACGTAATGCATTACCCATGGTGTTCCGATCCGCCACTGAGTTTGTTATGCTGAATGGCACGATGTGTGCTCCAGTGGGGTCTTTCAGCCCTGTAAATACGCATGCGCGGCCGCTTCCATCTTTAGCCTGGGGTTGAGGTGCGTATTAGTATCAGGGTGTATGTGAAGGGATTATCAAGTGGCCTACCAGATCTggctcttctctcctccgAGACTCTTTGTCGTTCGAAACGGGAGTACCAACCCTGTGGGCGACCCTCCACTTGTTCAGTGCCGCAGTATCTGCTCTGACTAGTACCGTGTTAGGGTTTCATTATCAAGCTCATGTCTGGATAACCGAACTTACAAATGTACAACGGAGGCCTCAGGGTTTCCAGTTCGCACAGAATACGTCTCACTCCCGTACCCTGCATATAGACCTGACCATGAAGCCTTCTAACGTTATCCAGTAGCCCCTTCATCACTGGTAGGGAGACAAACAACCAGACCGAAAATCGCAAAGCCGTGAGCACATCTGGTATATTGTAATGCCCTGCGAGATATTGGAGTTCAGAACTAGCTCTAAAGCCCCTCATTCTAACAGGGCCTTATTTACActtcagccaccaccacctggcCACCAGTCAAAGATCACGGCTCTGAAATAGCCCTCTGAATGAGTGGGTTAACTAGCTTAGCAAGGCTTTCAGAATTCCGTTTAGACCTTACTATGGCCTGGCTCTGAAAAGGTTCTGAATGAATACATTCGGAGGGCCTATTTCTAAACGAAAGATCACGCCCCAACACAAAGCATATTTCCGTGACCTGAAATCTTTTTTACATAGTTTATTCATTTTATCTATCATATCATCGATTATTAATCTATTATTTCATCTATTATTTTATATGGCTATTTCAGATCAGTACTGCCGGAGATCTTCTCTTCGTCGAGAGTATCACCACTCAAGTGAGCTGATGTGATCCCGTATCTCTGGAAAAATGCCTCGAAGCCGCGTCTCAGAGCAGCAGAGAGCTGTCCTTGATTCCGATGCTCTGGAGGGGGGCCGGTAACCGGCCCTACAGGATGCTGGCTTTCTGTCAAGAGAAACGTGATGGGGTTATTTTCGGGGCTTGGTAATGGGACCAGTGTTAGCTGCTGACAATGGTTACTGTTGGATATCGGAATGCCACCAAAATCCCACATAGTCCAGAGTTCGACAGTCTCATCCCAAAACTGTGTGAAGAGTGGCTCGTTATTTTCCTGGTCGTTGTTGTTATGGGCCTAGGGCCTGGTATGTGGATTTGAAGGTTTCAAGGACACGGCAATACGAAGTGTCTGAGGAGGTGGCTTTCCACGTGGCTTTTCCAAAGGCCAGTGGTCCGGCAAGGTGTCCTTTTCCACATGTATGTATGGGAGT from Podospora pseudoanserina strain CBS 124.78 chromosome 1, whole genome shotgun sequence includes:
- the HMG1 gene encoding 3-hydroxy-3-methylglutaryl-coenzyme A (HMG-CoA) reductase isozyme (COG:I; EggNog:ENOG503NUYR; BUSCO:EOG092608ZS), which codes for MIAASLLPARFRGEQPASQAAAPSWFNKKVTPLLQVLSKLTSTHPIHTIVVVALLASSSYIGLLEDSLFGASISVRKAEWSSLVEGSRRLRVGEDTAWKWQNDDSEAPIPEGADHLALLTLVFPETMSSDASRVPPVVNAVPIPQNLSIKSLPSTSNSFSTYAQDSALAFSIPYSQAPEFLSVAQEIPNDESAQESRETEHGREQKMWIMKAARVQTRSSLIRWVHNAWVEFTDLLKNAETLDIVIMALGYISMHLTFVSLFLSMRRMGSNFWLATSVIFSSVFSFLFGLFVTTKLGVPISMVLLSEGLPFLVVTIGFEKNIVLTRAVLSHAIEHRRPVKGGKQSAIDASSAIQSAIYLAIKEKGFDIVKDYAIEVGILVLGAASGVQGGLQQFCFLAAWILFFDCILLFSFYTAILCIKLEINRIKRHVEMRKALEDDGVSHRVAENVAQSNDWPRADGQDKPGTTIFGRQIKSTHIPKFKVLMVSGFVLINALNLASIPFRSADSISNISSWARGLGGVVTSPPVDPFKVASNGLEFVLESAKAEGRETVVTVLTPIRYELEFPSVHYDLPQQLDSVGGDDITELGYGGRMVGGILKSLEDPILSKWIVVALALSVALNGYLFNAARWGIKDPNVPTHPIDPKELADAQRFNDTESATLPLGEYIRTSPTPAPSIPPTPALTDDEAEPSKESGSEPQAPAVPRTQAELEKMVAEKRAHELTDAEIVALSLRGKIPGYALEKTLKDFTRAVKVRRSIISRTKATSELTNLLERSKLPYQNYNWAQVHGACCENVIGYMPLPVGVAGPLVIDGQSYFIPMATTEGVLVASASRGCKAINSGGGAVTVLTADGMTRGPCVSFETLERAGYAKLWLDSEKGQNVMKKAFNSTSRFARLETMKTAIAGTNLYIRFKTTTGDAMGMNMISKGVEHALSVMRNEGFEDMNIVTVSGNYCTDKKPAAINWIEGRGKSVVAEAIIPAEVVKSVLKTDVDTMVALNVDKNLIGSAMAGSVGGFNAHAANIVAAIFLATGQDPAQVVESANCITIMKNLRGSLQISVSMPSIEVGTLGGGTILDPQGSMLDLLGVRGPHPTSPGENARRLARIVAAAVLAGELSLCSALAAGHLVKAHMQHNRSAPPTRSTTPAPMTSGFERAASTTALSAAAIERSRR
- a CDS encoding hypothetical protein (EggNog:ENOG503NUAW; COG:U); the encoded protein is MAGVADDPEKRTTPSSGTSPASTIRVDRSENQLAQSSSTSKDEVGELSSKADVPPVAASGPAPEESRTKLETTLVITALASALFLGALDITIVSVAIPTIAEEFGSTAGYTWIGSAYMLASAAGAPMWGKISDIWGRKPIMLIAVGIFWIGSLLSALSKNIGMLIAARAIQGIGGGGIIILVNVCISDLFSMRKRGIYFGVMGIVWAVASAVGPVLGGVFTSQVTWRWCFWINLPVSGVGFAVLAWVLKLHNPRTPMRQGLAAVDWLGSLAVIGGTLMVLFGLEFGGVTYPWSSPTVICLIVFGVVTAGIFVLIEWKVAKFPLMPLRLFRRRSSIASLGVAAFQGIVFISGSYYLPLYFQAVLGASPLMSGIYVLPFVLSLSVVSAITGVVIKKTGKYLPCIIFGMSIMTLGFGLFIALEPQANWAKIVVFQLIAGIGVGPNFQAPLIALQTTVGPRDMASATATFGFIRQLFTAISVVIGGVVFQNGMEEQYPRLLEEIGPDAANMLSGSNAASSIGFAMSLPERSRRVAQEAYFKSLRTMYIMYVVFAGVGLIVSFFVGSRKLSNDHQIHKTGLKDMKDAKEQEKPRLPVDGGLDEEQRVPEGNSKKLPKESKGGKKGGNSMKFFFE
- a CDS encoding hypothetical protein (EggNog:ENOG503NZTT; COG:O; CAZy:CE1); this encodes MRLSSITSGFLALVGLSNAASLTQITNFGSNPSGARFYIYVPDRLASNPAIITAVHYCSGTASAFYNGSPYARLADTHGFIVVYPESPNSGGCWDVSSNAAYTRNSGANSHAIVNMVNWTIERYGADRNRVFLAGLSSGAMMTNVLAATYPDVFKAASAYAGVPAGCFYTGTVAGWNNTCANGQSITTQEHWAQTARNMYPGYTGPRPKMMIYHGSADDIIYPRNFNETMKQWAGVLGYTYGSPRQTIPNSPSAPYTKYVYGDDLVGIYGTGITHNIQINGALDLEWFGITGQPATTSSASGPTTTPVSSSTLVTSVRTTTTSAPPVATTPAGCTSPKWGQCGGQGWTGCTVCAAGSTCTFGNNWYSQCL